In Gemmata obscuriglobus, a single genomic region encodes these proteins:
- the lepA gene encoding translation elongation factor 4 yields the protein MPTPTAIIRNFCIIAHIDHGKSTLADQFLLKTGAVSERDIKAQTLDSMDLERERGITIRMHPVTVYYELNGTKYELNLIDTPGHVDFNYEVSRSLAACEGAILLADAFQGVQAQTVANAFLAIDANLKIIPTLNKIDLPHARPDFVIGEMEQALMVDPDEVMRVSGKTGVGVEDLLAAVIDRVPPPAGSPAAPLKALIYNSHFDTYKGVVVYIRMMDGVLKPGQRIKLMRTGREYVITEMGQFRPEPTKVDELSAGQVGFFTANIKNIEYVNIGDTVTDAVAPTAEPMAGYKEPKPMVYSGLFPVNNNEFEDLREALGKLKLNDSSFTFQPEVSDGLGFGFRCGFLGMLHREIIQQRLERDSELNLVQTAPNVTFEIKKRDGEVITVHGPQEVPDAGLIEEFREPIVRISFLIPAGNIGDLMGMCTERRGTFVRTEYLSQQRVILVYEMPLAEVIYDLYDKLKSVTHGYGTMDYEVLGFRPADLVKLDILVHGQKVDALSVIVHRTSAERRGRQVLKKLREEIDRHLFEVALQAAIGARVVARENIAAMRKNVTAKCYGGDITRKRKLWAKQAEGKKRMKQIGQVEVPQEAFLAVLESDD from the coding sequence ATGCCGACGCCGACCGCGATCATCCGCAACTTCTGCATCATCGCACACATCGACCACGGCAAGAGCACGCTGGCCGACCAGTTCCTGCTTAAAACCGGGGCGGTGTCTGAGCGCGACATCAAGGCCCAGACCCTCGACAGTATGGACCTGGAGCGGGAGCGCGGGATCACCATCCGCATGCACCCGGTCACGGTCTACTACGAGCTGAACGGCACGAAGTACGAGCTGAACCTGATCGACACGCCGGGGCACGTCGACTTCAACTACGAGGTGTCGCGCTCGCTCGCCGCGTGCGAGGGGGCGATCCTGCTCGCCGATGCGTTCCAAGGTGTGCAGGCGCAGACCGTCGCGAACGCGTTCCTCGCGATCGACGCGAACCTGAAAATCATTCCGACGCTGAACAAGATCGACCTCCCGCACGCGCGCCCGGACTTCGTCATCGGCGAGATGGAGCAGGCGCTGATGGTCGACCCCGACGAGGTCATGCGCGTCAGCGGCAAAACCGGCGTCGGCGTCGAGGACCTGCTCGCGGCGGTGATCGACCGCGTCCCCCCGCCCGCGGGTTCCCCCGCCGCGCCGCTCAAAGCGCTCATCTACAACAGCCACTTCGACACGTACAAAGGGGTGGTCGTTTACATCCGCATGATGGACGGCGTGCTGAAGCCGGGCCAGCGCATCAAGCTCATGCGCACCGGGCGCGAGTACGTCATCACAGAGATGGGGCAGTTCCGTCCAGAGCCGACCAAGGTCGACGAGCTGTCCGCCGGGCAGGTCGGGTTCTTCACCGCCAACATCAAGAACATCGAATACGTCAACATCGGCGACACCGTGACGGACGCGGTCGCCCCCACGGCGGAACCGATGGCGGGGTACAAAGAGCCGAAGCCGATGGTGTACTCGGGCCTGTTCCCGGTCAACAACAACGAGTTCGAGGACCTGCGTGAGGCGCTCGGCAAGCTGAAGCTCAACGACAGCTCCTTCACGTTCCAGCCGGAGGTGTCGGACGGGCTCGGGTTCGGCTTCCGGTGCGGGTTCCTCGGGATGCTGCACCGCGAGATCATCCAGCAGCGGCTGGAGCGCGACAGCGAGCTGAACCTCGTGCAGACCGCCCCGAACGTGACGTTCGAGATCAAGAAGCGGGACGGCGAGGTGATCACCGTCCACGGGCCGCAGGAGGTGCCCGACGCGGGGCTGATCGAGGAGTTCCGCGAGCCCATCGTGCGCATCAGCTTCCTGATCCCGGCCGGGAACATCGGCGACCTGATGGGCATGTGTACGGAGCGCCGCGGCACCTTCGTCCGCACCGAGTACCTGAGCCAGCAGCGCGTCATCCTCGTGTACGAGATGCCGCTCGCGGAAGTCATTTACGACCTGTACGACAAGCTCAAGTCGGTGACGCACGGGTACGGCACGATGGACTACGAGGTGCTCGGGTTCCGCCCGGCGGACCTCGTGAAGCTCGACATCCTCGTCCACGGGCAGAAGGTGGACGCGCTGTCGGTGATCGTCCACCGGACGTCTGCCGAGCGGCGGGGCCGGCAGGTGCTGAAAAAGCTCCGCGAGGAGATCGACCGGCACCTGTTCGAGGTCGCGCTGCAGGCGGCCATCGGGGCGCGCGTGGTGGCCCGCGAGAACATCGCGGCGATGCGCAAGAACGTGACCGCGAAGTGCTACGGCGGGGACATCACCCGCAAGCGCAAGTTGTGGGCCAAGCAGGCCGAGGGCAAAAAGCGGATGAAGCAGATCGGGCAGGTCGAGGTGCCGCAAGAGGCGTTCCTCGCGGTATTAGAATCGGACGACTGA
- a CDS encoding Flp family type IVb pilin: MRSLTKSLVNFLKAEDGPTAVEYAVMLALIVVVCIAAITTLGSNANSTFSFVGSSIKPPTGGAAAS; the protein is encoded by the coding sequence ATGCGCAGCCTGACCAAGAGCTTGGTGAACTTCCTGAAGGCCGAAGACGGGCCGACCGCCGTGGAGTACGCGGTGATGCTGGCCCTGATCGTGGTGGTGTGCATCGCCGCCATCACCACCCTGGGCTCCAACGCGAACAGCACGTTCAGCTTCGTCGGCTCGTCCATCAAGCCGCCGACCGGTGGCGCCGCCGCCAGCTAA
- a CDS encoding TlpA family protein disulfide reductase: MRTLGIVVLLALAAVTGCQPEDAPPVDLTEAATAEIAAAVKERTGKVVLVDFWATWCGPCRARFPHLVDTHNKYADRGLVCVSVCLDRVGGWDKLDYKLAHIQSFLRSKRVPFPNFVATDKNDERLKQWSGLNGGVPHMAMFDKAGKRVWDSEQRELSDDELDTLIERELAK, from the coding sequence ATGCGCACGCTCGGTATCGTGGTTCTGCTGGCGCTCGCGGCCGTCACAGGGTGCCAGCCCGAGGACGCCCCTCCGGTCGACCTGACCGAGGCCGCCACCGCTGAGATCGCTGCGGCTGTGAAAGAGCGCACGGGTAAGGTGGTGCTGGTGGACTTCTGGGCCACGTGGTGCGGGCCGTGCCGCGCCCGGTTCCCGCACCTCGTGGACACCCACAACAAGTACGCCGACCGGGGGCTCGTGTGCGTGAGCGTGTGCCTCGATAGGGTTGGCGGGTGGGACAAGCTCGACTACAAGCTGGCACACATCCAGAGCTTCCTCCGGTCCAAAAGGGTCCCGTTCCCGAACTTCGTTGCCACCGACAAGAACGACGAGCGGCTCAAACAGTGGTCAGGGCTGAACGGCGGCGTTCCGCACATGGCGATGTTCGATAAGGCCGGAAAACGCGTGTGGGACAGTGAGCAGCGCGAGCTGAGCGACGACGAACTCGACACGCTGATCGAGCGCGAGCTGGCGAAGTGA
- a CDS encoding Flp family type IVb pilin: MRSLTKSLVNFLKAEDGPTAVEYAVMLALIVVVCIAAITTLGSNANSTFSFVGSSIKPPTGGAAAS; the protein is encoded by the coding sequence ATGCGCAGCTTGACCAAGAGCCTGGTGAATTTCCTGAAGGCCGAAGACGGCCCGACCGCCGTGGAGTACGCGGTGATGCTGGCCCTGATCGTGGTGGTGTGCATCGCCGCCATCACCACCCTGGGCTCCAACGCGAACAGCACGTTCAGCTTCGTCGGCTCGTCCATCAAGCCGCCGACCGGTGGCGCCGCCGCCAGCTAA
- the ilvD gene encoding dihydroxy-acid dehydratase: MSDGPTRTSLITTGGQGRAPNRAMLRAVGFTDEDFDRPVIGVASLFSDITPCNAHLNRLAEKGREGVRAAGGVPQTFGAPTVSDGISMGHRGMRYSLVSREVIADAIETVCGAMNHDGLVAFGGCDKNMPGCVMAMARLNIPSVFVYGGSIMPGVGAHGEDLDIVSIFEAVGQFQAGKIDQKALHKVECESCPGHGSCGGMYTANTMSSAIEAMGLSLPYGASNPAVTAAKDRESFLAGKAVLRCVEKNIRPRDIITRKSLENAYTFVLALGGSTNAVLHLMAIAREAGVEWTLEDFDRISAKTPHLADLKPGGKYVMFDLYRVGGTPAVLKALLDNGFLHGDCITVTGQTLAENLKDVPSVFEKPQKVVKRFEEPLFSHGIHVVLKGNLAPEGAVAKVAGLKQRSITGPAKVFDGEEACFAAIQARKIVAGDVVVIRGEGPVGGPGMREMLSITGALMGQGLGETVGLITDGRFSGGTHGLVVGHVAPEAWVGGPIALIHDGDSITIDGDAKTLTLNIPDAELQARKDQWKAPALRVTGGVLAKYAKLARSASEGAGTG; the protein is encoded by the coding sequence ATGTCTGATGGTCCCACCCGTACCAGCCTGATCACCACCGGCGGCCAGGGCCGCGCGCCGAACCGCGCGATGCTCCGGGCGGTCGGGTTCACCGACGAGGACTTCGACCGGCCGGTGATCGGGGTCGCGTCGCTGTTCAGCGACATTACCCCGTGCAACGCGCACCTGAACCGGCTCGCGGAGAAGGGGCGCGAGGGGGTGCGCGCCGCCGGCGGCGTCCCCCAGACGTTCGGCGCGCCGACCGTGTCCGACGGGATCAGCATGGGGCACCGCGGGATGCGGTACTCGCTGGTGAGCCGCGAGGTGATCGCGGACGCCATCGAGACCGTGTGCGGGGCGATGAACCACGACGGGCTGGTCGCGTTCGGCGGGTGCGACAAGAACATGCCCGGCTGCGTCATGGCGATGGCCCGGCTCAACATCCCGAGCGTGTTCGTCTACGGCGGCAGCATCATGCCGGGCGTCGGGGCGCACGGCGAGGACCTCGACATCGTCTCGATTTTCGAGGCCGTTGGTCAGTTCCAGGCGGGCAAGATCGACCAAAAGGCGCTCCACAAGGTGGAGTGCGAGAGTTGCCCGGGTCACGGCTCGTGCGGCGGCATGTATACCGCCAACACGATGTCCAGCGCGATCGAAGCGATGGGCCTGTCGCTGCCTTACGGGGCGAGCAACCCGGCGGTGACCGCCGCGAAGGACCGCGAGTCGTTCCTGGCCGGTAAGGCGGTGTTGCGGTGCGTCGAGAAGAACATCCGCCCGCGCGACATCATCACCCGCAAGAGCCTGGAAAACGCCTACACATTCGTGTTGGCTCTGGGCGGCAGTACGAACGCGGTGCTGCACCTGATGGCGATCGCGCGTGAGGCGGGCGTCGAGTGGACGCTCGAGGACTTCGACCGCATCAGCGCGAAGACGCCGCACCTCGCGGACCTGAAGCCGGGCGGCAAGTACGTGATGTTTGACCTGTACCGCGTGGGCGGCACGCCCGCGGTGCTGAAGGCATTGCTGGACAACGGCTTCCTGCACGGCGACTGCATCACCGTGACCGGCCAGACGCTCGCGGAGAACCTCAAAGACGTGCCCAGCGTGTTCGAGAAGCCGCAGAAAGTGGTAAAGCGGTTCGAGGAGCCGCTCTTCAGCCACGGGATTCACGTGGTGCTGAAGGGCAACTTGGCGCCCGAAGGAGCGGTCGCGAAGGTGGCAGGCCTGAAGCAACGCAGCATCACCGGCCCGGCCAAGGTGTTCGACGGCGAGGAGGCGTGTTTCGCCGCCATCCAGGCGCGGAAGATCGTCGCGGGCGATGTGGTCGTGATCCGCGGTGAGGGGCCGGTCGGCGGTCCCGGGATGCGCGAGATGCTGAGCATCACCGGCGCGCTAATGGGCCAGGGGCTGGGCGAGACGGTGGGGCTCATCACCGACGGCCGGTTTAGTGGTGGTACGCACGGGCTGGTGGTCGGACACGTCGCGCCCGAGGCCTGGGTGGGTGGCCCGATCGCACTCATCCACGACGGCGACTCGATCACCATCGACGGCGACGC
- a CDS encoding TlpA family protein disulfide reductase, translating to MYRTWICAGILSAAALGAGANRAADEPGKNVTVTEAKVDALAKAVAEQKKVVLVDFWATWCGPCMKKFPHFVDTHKKYKDKGLVCVSVSMDPKGKEDKYDKDAVLKFLKEKGAAFPNFVLLGYQADEEQVSKRFGLDGGIPFQVLFGKDGKRVWTSEEKELTDAELDKLIETELAK from the coding sequence ATGTATCGAACCTGGATCTGCGCCGGCATCCTGTCTGCAGCCGCACTCGGGGCGGGCGCGAACCGGGCCGCGGACGAACCCGGCAAGAACGTGACCGTCACCGAGGCAAAGGTTGACGCGCTCGCGAAAGCCGTGGCCGAACAGAAGAAGGTGGTGCTGGTGGACTTCTGGGCCACATGGTGCGGGCCGTGCATGAAAAAGTTCCCGCACTTCGTCGACACCCACAAGAAGTACAAGGACAAGGGGCTCGTGTGCGTGAGCGTGAGCATGGACCCGAAGGGCAAGGAAGACAAGTACGACAAGGACGCCGTGCTCAAGTTCTTAAAGGAGAAGGGCGCGGCGTTCCCCAATTTTGTGCTGCTGGGTTACCAAGCCGACGAGGAGCAGGTGAGCAAGCGGTTCGGACTGGACGGCGGCATCCCGTTCCAGGTGCTGTTCGGCAAGGACGGTAAGCGGGTGTGGACGAGCGAAGAGAAAGAACTCACGGACGCGGAACTCGACAAGCTCATCGAAACCGAGCTCGCGAAGTAG